Proteins from a genomic interval of Streptomyces sp. Tu6071:
- a CDS encoding VOC family protein has translation MSVALNHTIVHARDNRESAEFFAGLLGLEITAEWGPFVAVALSNGVTLDFATIPADRITPQHYAFLVSEEEFTAAYEQIKRRGIEHYADPHQRHPGTINHNDGGHGVYFTDPAGHAMELITVPYGGWDA, from the coding sequence TTGTCAGTCGCCCTCAACCACACCATCGTCCACGCCCGGGACAACCGGGAGTCCGCCGAGTTCTTCGCCGGCCTGCTCGGCCTGGAGATCACCGCCGAGTGGGGCCCGTTCGTCGCCGTCGCCCTGAGCAACGGCGTCACCCTGGACTTCGCGACGATCCCGGCGGACCGGATCACCCCGCAGCACTACGCCTTCCTCGTCTCCGAGGAGGAGTTCACAGCGGCGTACGAACAGATCAAGCGCCGCGGCATCGAGCACTACGCCGACCCCCACCAGCGCCACCCCGGCACGATCAACCACAACGACGGCGGCCACGGCGTCTACTTCACGGACCCCGCGGGCCACGCCATGGAACTGATCACGGTGCCGTACGGCGGCTGGGACGCCTGA
- a CDS encoding gluconeogenesis factor YvcK family protein gives MNPRPRRVRRLRRQEAGPAPRPRRRGTQPKVVALGGGMGLSASLAALRRITGELTAVVTVADDGGSSGRLRDELGVLPPGDLRKALAALCGDDDWGQTWSRVIQHRFASRGELHGHAVGNLLIVALWEQLGDHVAALDLVGTLLGAHGRVLPMSAVPLELQALVRGHDPARAEEVQLVRGQATVALTPGEVQSVHVVPADPPAVPEAVDAVLDADWVVVGPGSWFSSVIPHLLVPELLDALTKTRARRVLSLNLVPQPGETEGFSPQRHLEVLARHAPKLAFDVVLADEAAVPDRASLVEAAERFDATVELAPVARPDGVPRHDPELLAAAYDRIFRMHGRIGPWR, from the coding sequence ATGAACCCACGCCCCCGTCGCGTCCGCCGCCTGCGCCGACAGGAGGCCGGTCCCGCGCCCCGGCCCCGGCGTCGCGGCACCCAGCCGAAAGTGGTCGCGCTCGGCGGCGGCATGGGACTCTCCGCCTCCCTCGCCGCGCTGCGCCGCATCACGGGCGAGCTGACCGCCGTCGTCACCGTCGCGGACGACGGCGGTTCCAGCGGCCGGCTGCGCGACGAACTCGGCGTGCTGCCGCCCGGCGACCTGCGCAAGGCGCTCGCCGCGCTGTGCGGGGACGACGACTGGGGCCAGACCTGGTCCCGGGTGATCCAGCACCGCTTCGCGAGCCGGGGCGAGCTGCACGGCCACGCGGTCGGCAACCTCCTCATCGTCGCGCTGTGGGAACAGCTCGGCGACCATGTCGCGGCCCTCGACCTCGTCGGCACTCTGCTCGGTGCCCACGGCCGGGTACTCCCGATGTCCGCCGTCCCGCTCGAACTCCAGGCGCTGGTACGGGGGCACGATCCCGCGCGGGCCGAGGAGGTCCAGCTCGTGCGCGGCCAGGCGACGGTGGCGCTGACGCCCGGCGAGGTGCAGTCCGTGCACGTCGTCCCCGCCGACCCGCCCGCCGTGCCGGAGGCGGTCGACGCGGTGCTCGACGCGGACTGGGTCGTGGTCGGTCCCGGGTCCTGGTTCTCCTCCGTGATCCCGCACCTGCTCGTCCCCGAACTCCTCGACGCGCTCACCAAGACCAGGGCCAGACGGGTGCTCTCGCTCAACCTCGTTCCGCAACCGGGAGAAACCGAGGGCTTCTCACCGCAGCGTCATTTGGAGGTTTTGGCCCGACACGCACCTAAACTCGCCTTCGACGTGGTGCTGGCCGACGAGGCAGCCGTTCCTGACCGCGCCTCGCTCGTCGAGGCCGCAGAGCGGTTCGACGCAACGGTGGAGCTGGCCCCGGTCGCACGGCCCGACGGCGTTCCGCGGCATGACCCGGAGCTGCTGGCAGCCGCGTACGACCGTATTTTTCGGATGCATGGAAGGATCGGCCCATGGCGATGA
- the rapZ gene encoding RNase adapter RapZ: MQQEERDGARQVSTATSSEPGESEETPIPELVIISGMSGAGRSTAAKCLEDLGWFVVDNLPPALIPTMVELGARSQGNVARIAVVVDVRGRRFFDNLRESLADLESKHVTRRIVFLESSDDALVRRFESVRRPHPLQGDGRIVDGIAAERDLLRELRGDADLVIDTSSLNVHELRAKMDAQFAGEEEPELRATVMSFGFKYGLPVDADLVVDMRFLPNPHWVPELRPFTGLSEEVSNFVLSQPGAKEFLDRYTELLQLVAAGYRREGKRYVTIAVGCTGGKHRSVAMAEKLASRLVSEGVETVVVHRDMGRE, encoded by the coding sequence ATGCAGCAGGAAGAACGGGACGGAGCGCGACAGGTGAGCACGGCCACGAGCAGTGAACCGGGGGAGTCGGAGGAGACCCCGATCCCCGAGCTGGTGATCATCTCCGGCATGTCCGGGGCGGGCCGCAGCACCGCCGCGAAGTGCCTGGAGGACCTCGGCTGGTTCGTCGTCGACAACCTGCCACCCGCGCTCATCCCCACGATGGTCGAGCTCGGCGCCCGCTCCCAGGGGAACGTGGCCCGGATCGCCGTGGTCGTGGACGTCCGCGGCCGGCGTTTCTTCGACAACCTCCGCGAATCGCTCGCCGACCTGGAGAGCAAGCACGTCACGCGGCGCATCGTCTTCCTGGAATCCTCCGACGACGCCCTCGTGCGCCGATTCGAGTCGGTGCGCCGCCCTCACCCGCTCCAGGGCGACGGCCGCATCGTCGACGGCATCGCCGCCGAGCGCGACCTGCTGCGCGAACTCCGGGGCGACGCCGACCTCGTGATCGACACGTCCAGCCTCAACGTCCACGAGCTACGCGCGAAGATGGACGCCCAGTTCGCCGGTGAGGAAGAGCCGGAACTGCGCGCCACGGTCATGTCCTTCGGCTTCAAGTACGGGCTCCCGGTCGACGCCGACCTCGTCGTCGACATGCGCTTCCTGCCCAACCCGCACTGGGTCCCCGAGCTGCGCCCGTTCACCGGACTCAGCGAGGAGGTGTCCAACTTCGTCCTCAGCCAGCCCGGCGCCAAGGAATTCCTCGACCGCTACACCGAGTTGCTCCAGCTCGTCGCCGCGGGCTACCGCCGCGAGGGCAAGCGGTACGTGACGATCGCCGTCGGTTGCACGGGCGGCAAGCACCGGTCCGTCGCGATGGCCGAGAAGCTCGCCTCCCGGCTCGTCTCCGAAGGGGTGGAGACCGTCGTCGTCCACCGGGACATGGGCCGCGAATGA
- a CDS encoding phosphoglycerate kinase, with amino-acid sequence MKTIDELISQGVSGKRVFVRADLNVPLADGVITDDGRIRAVLPTLTALVEAGAKVVVASHLGRPKGEPDPAFSLLPAAERIGELLGRPVAFAQDTVGPAAHEAVDGLEPGQLAVIENLRFNPGETSKDDAERGDFAERLSHLADVYVGDGFGAVHRKHASVYDLPKLLPHYAGYLIATEVGVLKKLTEDVQRPYAVVLGGAKVSDKLGVIDHLLERADRILVGGGMVFTFLAAKGYEVGASLLQEDQIPVVQEYLKRAAEKGVEFVLPSDVVVARSFPDLKAKAPTEHETVAADAIPADGIGLDIGPESQARYAAKLADAKTVFWNGPMGVFEHPDFADGTRAVAQALVDSEGFTVVGGGDSAAAVRILGFDESAFSHISTGGGASLEYLEGASLPGLAALED; translated from the coding sequence ATGAAGACGATCGACGAACTCATCTCGCAGGGAGTGTCCGGCAAGCGGGTCTTCGTCCGCGCCGACCTCAACGTGCCCCTCGCGGACGGTGTCATCACCGATGACGGCCGTATCCGCGCCGTCCTGCCGACCCTCACCGCGCTCGTCGAGGCCGGTGCCAAGGTCGTCGTCGCCTCGCACCTCGGCCGCCCCAAGGGCGAGCCGGACCCCGCCTTCTCGCTGCTGCCCGCCGCCGAGCGGATCGGCGAACTGCTCGGCCGTCCCGTCGCCTTCGCGCAGGACACCGTGGGCCCCGCCGCGCACGAGGCCGTCGACGGCCTGGAGCCCGGTCAGCTCGCCGTCATCGAGAACCTGCGCTTCAACCCCGGCGAGACCAGCAAGGACGACGCCGAGCGCGGGGACTTCGCCGAGCGGCTCTCGCACCTCGCGGACGTCTACGTCGGCGACGGCTTCGGCGCCGTGCACCGCAAGCACGCCTCGGTCTACGACCTGCCGAAGCTCCTGCCGCACTACGCCGGTTACCTCATCGCCACCGAGGTCGGCGTCCTGAAGAAGCTCACCGAGGACGTCCAGCGGCCCTACGCCGTCGTCCTCGGCGGCGCCAAGGTCTCCGACAAGCTCGGCGTCATCGACCACCTCCTGGAGCGTGCCGACCGCATCCTCGTCGGCGGCGGCATGGTCTTCACCTTCCTCGCCGCCAAGGGCTACGAGGTCGGTGCCTCGCTCCTCCAGGAGGACCAGATCCCGGTCGTCCAGGAGTACCTGAAGCGCGCCGCCGAGAAGGGCGTCGAGTTCGTGCTCCCGAGCGACGTCGTCGTCGCGCGCAGCTTCCCCGACCTGAAGGCCAAGGCGCCCACCGAGCACGAGACCGTCGCCGCCGACGCCATCCCGGCGGACGGCATCGGCCTCGACATCGGCCCCGAGAGCCAGGCGCGCTACGCCGCCAAGCTCGCCGACGCGAAGACCGTCTTCTGGAACGGCCCGATGGGCGTCTTCGAACACCCCGACTTCGCCGACGGCACCCGCGCCGTCGCCCAGGCGCTCGTCGACAGCGAGGGCTTCACCGTGGTCGGGGGCGGCGACTCGGCCGCCGCCGTCCGTATCCTCGGCTTCGACGAAAGCGCTTTCAGCCACATCTCGACCGGCGGTGGCGCGAGCCTCGAATATCTTGAGGGCGCAAGCCTGCCCGGCCTCGCCGCACTGGAGGACTGA
- the gap gene encoding type I glyceraldehyde-3-phosphate dehydrogenase, whose product MTIRVGINGFGRIGRNYFRALLAQGADIEVVAVNDLGDTATTAHLLKYDTMLGTLGEEVSHTADTITVGSRTIKVLSERNPQDIPWGELGVDIVIESTGIFTKKADAEKHIAGGAKKVLISAPAKDEDITIVMGVNEAKYDPAQHNVISNASCTTNCVAPMAKVLDENFGIKKGLMTTVHAYTNDQRILDFPHKDLRRARAAAENIIPTTTGAAKATALVLPQLKGKLDGIAMRVPVPVGSVTDLVVTLDREVTKDEVNAAFEKAAQEGPLAGRLVYTADPIVSSDIVGTPASCTFDSELTMAEGNQVKIIGWYDNEWGYSNRLVDLTVYVGEKL is encoded by the coding sequence GTGACGATCCGCGTAGGCATCAACGGCTTCGGCCGCATCGGGCGCAACTACTTCCGCGCGCTGCTCGCGCAGGGTGCGGACATCGAGGTCGTGGCTGTCAACGACCTCGGTGACACCGCGACCACCGCCCACCTGCTCAAGTACGACACGATGCTCGGCACCCTGGGCGAGGAGGTCTCGCACACCGCCGACACCATCACCGTGGGTTCGCGCACCATCAAGGTGCTCTCCGAGCGCAACCCGCAGGACATCCCGTGGGGCGAGCTGGGCGTCGACATCGTCATCGAGTCGACCGGCATCTTCACGAAGAAGGCCGACGCCGAGAAGCACATCGCGGGCGGCGCGAAGAAGGTCCTGATCTCGGCCCCGGCCAAGGACGAGGACATCACGATCGTGATGGGCGTCAACGAGGCCAAGTACGACCCGGCGCAGCACAACGTCATCTCGAACGCCTCCTGCACCACCAACTGTGTGGCGCCGATGGCGAAGGTTCTCGACGAGAACTTCGGCATCAAGAAGGGCCTGATGACGACGGTCCACGCGTACACGAACGACCAGCGCATCCTTGACTTCCCGCACAAGGACCTGCGTCGCGCCCGTGCCGCCGCCGAGAACATCATCCCGACCACGACGGGTGCCGCGAAGGCCACCGCGCTGGTCCTCCCGCAGCTCAAGGGCAAGCTCGACGGCATCGCGATGCGCGTGCCCGTCCCGGTCGGCTCGGTCACCGACCTCGTCGTGACCCTCGACCGCGAGGTCACCAAGGACGAGGTCAACGCCGCGTTCGAGAAGGCCGCCCAGGAGGGCCCGCTCGCCGGCCGTCTGGTCTACACCGCCGACCCGATCGTCTCCTCGGACATCGTCGGCACCCCGGCCTCCTGCACCTTCGACTCGGAGCTGACCATGGCCGAGGGCAACCAGGTGAAGATCATCGGCTGGTACGACAACGAGTGGGGCTACTCCAACCGTCTCGTGGACCTCACGGTCTACGTCGGCGAGAAGCTCTGA
- the whiA gene encoding DNA-binding protein WhiA produces MAMTAAVKDEISRLPVTRTCCRKAEVSAVLRFAGGLHLVSGRIVIEAELDTGIAARRLRKDILEIFGHASDLVVMAPSGLRRSSRYVVRVVSGGDQLARQTGLVDGRGRPIRGLPPQVVSGATCDAEAAWRGAFLARGSLTEPGRSSSLEVTCPGPEAALALVGSARRLQIAAKAREVRGSDKVVVRDGDAIGALLTRLGAHESVLAWEERRLRREVRATANRLANFDDANLRRSARAAVAAGARVGRALEILGEEVPEHLAAAGRLRMEHKQASLEELGALADPPLTKDAVAGRIRRLLAMADKRATDLGIPGTESSLTEELADSIAG; encoded by the coding sequence ATGGCGATGACGGCGGCGGTCAAGGATGAAATCTCGCGGCTGCCCGTGACCCGGACCTGCTGCCGGAAGGCGGAGGTCTCGGCGGTCCTGCGCTTCGCCGGCGGCCTGCACCTGGTGAGCGGGCGCATCGTGATCGAGGCGGAGCTCGACACGGGCATCGCGGCCCGGCGGCTGCGCAAGGACATCCTGGAGATCTTCGGCCACGCCTCGGACCTCGTGGTGATGGCGCCGTCCGGACTGCGGCGCAGCTCCCGCTACGTCGTCCGGGTGGTCAGCGGCGGCGACCAGCTCGCGCGGCAGACCGGGCTCGTGGACGGCAGGGGGCGCCCCATCCGGGGTCTGCCGCCGCAGGTCGTCTCGGGTGCCACGTGCGACGCGGAGGCCGCCTGGCGGGGGGCGTTCCTCGCGCGCGGTTCGCTCACGGAGCCGGGCCGTTCCTCCTCGCTGGAGGTCACCTGCCCCGGTCCCGAGGCCGCGCTCGCGCTCGTCGGCTCCGCGCGCCGGCTCCAGATCGCGGCGAAGGCGCGCGAGGTACGGGGCTCGGACAAGGTCGTCGTACGGGACGGGGACGCGATCGGCGCGCTGCTCACCCGGCTCGGGGCGCACGAGTCGGTGCTCGCCTGGGAGGAGCGGAGGCTGCGCCGCGAGGTGCGGGCGACGGCGAACCGGCTCGCCAACTTCGACGACGCGAACCTGCGCCGTTCCGCCCGCGCGGCGGTCGCCGCGGGGGCGCGGGTCGGGCGGGCGCTGGAGATCCTCGGTGAAGAGGTGCCCGAGCACCTCGCGGCGGCGGGGCGGCTCCGCATGGAGCACAAGCAGGCGAGCCTCGAAGAGCTCGGCGCGCTCGCGGACCCGCCGCTCACGAAGGACGCCGTCGCGGGCCGTATCCGCCGCCTCCTCGCGATGGCCGACAAGCGCGCGACCGACCTCGGCATCCCGGGCACGGAGTCGTCCCTGACGGAGGAACTGGCCGACAGCATCGCGGGCTGA